The Acinonyx jubatus isolate Ajub_Pintada_27869175 chromosome A2, VMU_Ajub_asm_v1.0, whole genome shotgun sequence genomic sequence GACAAGTGAAATCAACTCTGAGGTCCAATATACCTGTTCATTTGCAAATTTTAGACAATGATTCTGCGACTTCGGAGCCCGATGGGGAAGTCAGTGCCAGGACCAACGGGAAGGGGACCCCCGGGGAGCAGTCGCCAAGCCCTGTCCAGTCCACAAACAGCGCGGGAGCCGGGGATTCCAGTCGCTCGACTCTGCAGAGGTATGCTAATCAGATTCATGTTTTCACTGTATTTTACTTCATACTAACCTGGGTACCAGTTTCAGTGATATAATCGCCTTAGAAGCAGACTGGCAGTAGTCAAGTCCCACATTTTCATCCCAGCCCCTCTATTTTCTCTTGATATAAATGCCATCGCCTGAATCTTTTCACAGCATCTCGATGCGTTTAGGTAAGAATATATTGATAGGAGAGCATTAATTTTCGCTCCTTAATTCCATTCTTCTCAGCCTTCCCGTGTGCAGGTTTGCTATTGGGACTCAGCTTTACATCTCCTATCTTTTgattcccactcccacccccttttCTGTCTGCTGCAGCTTATAATTACCCTGTCTGAGATCAGAAGAAAAATAGAGTGCCCTACACCATACTCTGCTATTACACAGGTGCAAAGGAGCAGGGAAGCAGCCCTCGGTGTCGATTTGCAAACAGCATGTGATGGGTCCTTCTTGCTGTGATGCAACCCTTTTCTCACAAACACTAGGCATTGATTATAAGACGGTGCTGATTTTCCGCACATAACCATCCCTTCTACAATGGCGAAAACAACTGTAGTCGAGAAACCAGGTCTACCAGAGAAAGAATTGCTATCATCGGTACCGCTGTTATTTTTCTGTGACTACTTTTACGCAAGAACTTGAAAATTGCATTTACGAGATGGACCAACGGGACTTCCGTTGAGGACGTGGTTTCATATGAGAcagattttcttctcctttggttCAACGAAATATGCGCTCTGTGGCATCGAGTGACGTCGAGGTTTAGACGCAGAATTTGATTTGCCGTGCCGGGAGAGGAGACATCAGTGCGTGCTGGCGTGTGGTCCGGCACACAAGCCTTCACAGTTGCCTGGGAAAGGAGTCCTCTTTTCATCCAATACAGATATTTCACTACCTGCCGTCTTATTCATAACGCCTACTCCTCTTATTCCTTTGATTCGTGTTTTTACTACATTTCGCCTCCAATCTGAATATGGCGACCAATCTTACGACCTTAGAAACAGAACTGTCAATGGTGAACTCACTCACTTCGATCCTCGTTTTTCCTCTGTCTCATTATACGAATGCCACCAAATCTGGAAGCCTCTTCAACCTCAACGCTGTGACCTATAACCTGGGAATAAGTACAGATAACTATTGACGATGTTAAGGTTCAAAATACGCATCAGCTAGGTCACCCTATAAGTAGATGGAATACGTTAAAACGTTGCTGTCGGTTTGTGTTACGTATGATGGACATAGAAGGCCTCCGTGTTTCCTGTCCTATCAACCTTATTCTTTCCCTTTCGCTCTGCTTTCTGACACTCCTCACATTCCATCAGATCAACTGTtggcctctttcttttctctgaatgcTGCTCTTGTTGCTGGAGGCAGCATGTGCTCTACAGTCTCTGTCCCCTCAGCCATGCTAATGACCTAACATGCATTCTCTGAAGGTGATACGGACACATGGGTCCCTTCCTCGGGGTCCAGTGTGATAGAATAGGAATCCATAGGGTCGTGCATTCAGAGACAGAACTGAGACACCatatccattttcctttttctttgacgCGCCCTTTGAAAGACATTGAGCACTCTCGCTATTCTGAAGAAACGCCTTTGACCTTGGAGCCACTCACCCCTGAGTGGTTTCTGACGACCTGCTTTTCACTTGCAGCGTCATCAGTGGTGTTGGGGAACTGGATCTAGACAAAGGGCTAGTGAAGAAAGCCGAGCCCAACACCAAAGACCGACCTTATCCCAACTGCCCCTTCCTGCTGCTAGATGTGCGAGACAGagattcctaccaacagtgccaCATCGTTGGAGGTAAGACGTTCTAGCATCTCAGTCCCAAGAACAGAGCCCATCCTTTAGTCCAGGCCAGCTTGAACCACATTCCAGGGTCAGCAATTCCGGAAGTGACATGTTAACCAAATCCACCATGGGAACCTGTACGTTGGCTCTACCGTAATGCTCTGAGAGAGGCTTGGGACATTCTCAGATGGCCCTGGGGCCTGGTGCTAAATGTCAGAAACGGTGACACGAAGCTTCATGTTTTGTTCATAGtgtcctgtttcttttctctcgAAGACGTGTCCACGTTTATGGCTTACTGATTTTGAAACTGTATTTCTTTGAACTcttagacttgaaaaaaaaatttttttaatgtttctttatttttgagaaagagacagagacagagcgtgagcaggggaggggcagagagacgggggagacacagaatctgaagcaggctccaggctctgagctggcagcacagagcccgacgcggggctcgaacccacgaaccgcgagatcatggccgagccgaagtcagacgcttaactaactgagccacccaggcacccctgaactctTAGAGTTTAAACCAGGCAGGAATTTGGGGCAAAATTGTACAGAAAGCAACAAACGTCCTaagctttttcttctctctgcagcTTACAGTTACCCCATCGCAACTCTGTCTAGGACAATGAACCCTTATTCAAATGACATTCTTGAATACGTATCCTTTGTTGCATTTTATGGAGTTGGGTGGTTTGAGGACTGTACGAGTTGAACTTGCCATGAATCATGCTCCTAGGGAAAAAAACCTCTGTGAAGGACCTTTGATATTAATTAGCTTACTTAGCATATTTTAGAATTTGGGTTCTTAGCTCTTGCCGAGTATCCTGGCCATCCTGGCAGATGTTTCTAAGCCATCCTGCAGTGGGCCACAACACATTAGGTTAAAGGCTGTGACCTATTGAGAGTTAGTCctaagacttttgttttttttcccccagaaagctTTCCCAAGTAAAACTTAAGGAAatgtttttccctctgttttaaatttttcccttcttcaaattttacttttttttttgcctacaaaaattacacaaatagaaaataatttcaattcgGGAAGATCTAAAAAGGAAGACTGATAATCACCACTGACCCAACTCCGATTATGTTTTTTGCATACTTTATTTCAGATTGTCCTCTATGTATTCTTTTGAAAACCAGAGCAGAAATCatactgtatatataatttagaattttGACTCTTCCTCGTGCCGGAGTACAGTGTATTTCCCCATGCTCTTTATAAACTCCGTTTTGGTTGCACTACATTATCTCATCTTATATACTCTACTATGATTTACTAAACTGTTCCTCTCTAGTGGGCTTTCGGgtggttccctttttttttttttttttttactattataaataaggcCACGGTAGACACGTGGGGCACAcaggtttttttctatttcctcacctGTGGAATGGAGGTTGTTAATACTTAACTTTTCAAGGTTGTGAAGCTACAAGAATCAAAAGGCATCAAGCAGGGAGCTAGTTTTGTCTTGGACCGTGGTAATACTAGTTTCTAAAAGATAAGACTACCAGCCTGTGTGGTTTCCACGAGAGGAAAAAATCCAGTAACTGCTGGGGTGATGGGGTTGTCCGACGTTCTCTGAACTCAGAAAGGGGAGCCTTGACGGTTCTTTGTTCCCTGGGGGTTTCTTTAGAGTCTAGGAGCCTGAGCTCAGTGTGGGGGGGACCTTAACTCATGTGACTCTTAGAAAAATGCTCACGGCAAGATCATCATTCTGTACGACGACGACGAGAGGCTGGCCAGCCAGGCGGCCACCACCATGTGTGAGCGGGGATTTGAGAACCTCTTCATGCTTTCCGGAGGTGAGTGGGCTGTATTCTGCTTAGGACTGAAAAGAGAGTTGGACTCAGAGTCCTTCAACCCCTCCCCCGTCACCCTTTTCCTCTCCACGCGCAGAATTAAGAATTCTGGAAAGAGAGACAACCGTGCTGGCTGCAAGGGGTCAGGAATTATGTGAAACTTCCGTTAGCTCCATCGGCACATGTTTTTAATTCCAGAAATAATGCTGTTGCTTTAGGGCTCTGTAAGCAAGCCTTAAGGCTGAAGACTGGAGCAGAAGGATTTCTGGTGGAATTCACAGAATCCCACCTAACCACCATGTTTCTCGTGTAATTTACTTAATGGCGAAGCAGTTAAGATTTCACGTCCTTGTGTTGGCTTGGGCCAGCAGACCAAAGACCAGGAGACACGCAGGCTTCTTTCCAGCTTTCCAGGTTTCACTGTAGCCTCACCGTGTTAATGCCGCTTTTTCTGATGCTCTTCCACACCTAGGTCTAAAAGTCTTAGCTCAGAAATTCCCAGAAGGACTGATTACGGGTTCCCTGCCAGCATCTTGCCAGCAGCCCCTTCCTTCTGGCTCTGCCCGGAAACGATCCAGCCCCAAGGTGCCGCCTCCACCAGCTGAGAATAAATGGAGATTTACCCCAGAAGACTTGAAAAAGATAGAATATTACCTGGAAGAGGAGCAGGGTCCTACGGACCATCCTAGTAAGATATTTTGACCTGTAGAGATAACGTTTTGGGTAGAGAACGTTTTGGGTAGAACGTTTTGAGGTTTGCGGCTTGGAATATCGTCATATGAAAAGCTTGATCTCTTATATTCAGATTCTTGCGTTATTTGCAGGGCATGGGGAGTGTGCAGGTGCCgtgcggggaggggcgggggcaaCAGGAGGTGATCCCAGGTTGTGGGGAGAATTAGGCATTGCCAATAGAGAGAAAGGACTTATCATTCAGATAAGGTATGTATTTCAGGCTGAGTTGAGAGGCTAAGCTGAGGCACTTAGATTTCCTCTCCCGCAGGTTTTGTTTCCCTCTGCAGCTTCTGGGCACCTTGAAAGCACGTCCAACCTTCCCTTGAGCACGCTACTTTCTCTTGTCTTTCCCCTAATCACTCCTGTACCCATCTCTACCAAGAAGAAATGAAGGCCAGACTGAGTTGGTTGGGATAAcggagaggaagggggggagggggaaagctCGCTGGGCTTCCTTtcatccctgccccttccctacctCCAAGGATGAAGAGTAGCGTTTAGCCTAGAGTAGATGCTGAATAGGGCTTCATTAGCTTGCAAGTGGTTATA encodes the following:
- the CEP41 gene encoding centrosomal protein of 41 kDa isoform X2, encoding MPGSNIISTTEAREYLTKRIPQNPRYQHIKSRLDTGNSMTKYTEKLEEIKKNYRYKKDELFKRLKVTTFAQLVIQVASLSDQTLEVTAEEIQRLEDNDSATSEPDGEVSARTNGKGTPGEQSPSPVQSTNSAGAGDSSRSTLQSVISGVGELDLDKGLVKKAEPNTKDRPYPNCPFLLLDVRDRDSYQQCHIVGAYSYPIATLSRTMNPYSNDILEYKNAHGKIIILYDDDERLASQAATTMCERGFENLFMLSGGLKVLAQKFPEGLITGSLPASCQQPLPSGSARKRSSPKVPPPPAENKWRFTPEDLKKIEYYLEEEQGPTDHPSRLSQANASGRDSKVPGTRSGQNPPTRGPGGPLNPRSLSSGHLQGKPWK
- the CEP41 gene encoding centrosomal protein of 41 kDa isoform X4, with amino-acid sequence MTKYTEKLEEIKKNYRYKKDELFKRLKVTTFAQLVIQVASLSDQTLEVTAEEIQRLEDNDSATSEPDGEVSARTNGKGTPGEQSPSPVQSTNSAGAGDSSRSTLQSVISGVGELDLDKGLVKKAEPNTKDRPYPNCPFLLLDVRDRDSYQQCHIVGAYSYPIATLSRTMNPYSNDILEYKNAHGKIIILYDDDERLASQAATTMCERGFENLFMLSGGLKVLAQKFPEGLITGSLPASCQQPLPSGSARKRSSPKVPPPPAENKWRFTPEDLKKIEYYLEEEQGPTDHPSRLSQANASGRDSKVPGTRSGQNPPTRGPGGPLNPRSLSSGHLQGKPWK
- the CEP41 gene encoding centrosomal protein of 41 kDa isoform X3; translated protein: MSVRRHIGNPEYLTKRIPQNPRYQHIKSRLDTGNSMTKYTEKLEEIKKNYRYKKDELFKRLKVTTFAQLVIQVASLSDQTLEVTAEEIQRLEDNDSATSEPDGEVSARTNGKGTPGEQSPSPVQSTNSAGAGDSSRSTLQSVISGVGELDLDKGLVKKAEPNTKDRPYPNCPFLLLDVRDRDSYQQCHIVGAYSYPIATLSRTMNPYSNDILEYKNAHGKIIILYDDDERLASQAATTMCERGFENLFMLSGGLKVLAQKFPEGLITGSLPASCQQPLPSGSARKRSSPKVPPPPAENKWRFTPEDLKKIEYYLEEEQGPTDHPSRLSQANASGRDSKVPGTRSGQNPPTRGPGGPLNPRSLSSGHLQGKPWK
- the CEP41 gene encoding centrosomal protein of 41 kDa isoform X1 produces the protein MSRNKQIKPCVKEANYDYLTKRIPQNPRYQHIKSRLDTGNSMTKYTEKLEEIKKNYRYKKDELFKRLKVTTFAQLVIQVASLSDQTLEVTAEEIQRLEDNDSATSEPDGEVSARTNGKGTPGEQSPSPVQSTNSAGAGDSSRSTLQSVISGVGELDLDKGLVKKAEPNTKDRPYPNCPFLLLDVRDRDSYQQCHIVGAYSYPIATLSRTMNPYSNDILEYKNAHGKIIILYDDDERLASQAATTMCERGFENLFMLSGGLKVLAQKFPEGLITGSLPASCQQPLPSGSARKRSSPKVPPPPAENKWRFTPEDLKKIEYYLEEEQGPTDHPSRLSQANASGRDSKVPGTRSGQNPPTRGPGGPLNPRSLSSGHLQGKPWK